The Syntrophobotulus glycolicus DSM 8271 DNA window TCCCTAAATCCGACTGCAGGAAGGTCCGGATTTTGTTTACGTCAATGCCTTGAGCCTGTTGTTTGGTCAACAGGTCTTTATTGATCATCTTCTCTATCTGAATTTCAATATCCTCTTTGCCATAGTCCAGATGCTGCATGATAAAATGGAGAACTGTCCCTGCTTCGGCCGCGCTGAGACCTTTCTTCTCTTCCATAAACATGGGCCTTTTCACGGGCATATCCGGATAGAGGTATGCCAAACCCTCTTCAGGGCTGTTTTGCTCAAAACGTCTTTTCAGCTCTGTCACCGTCAGTTTGGCCGAGGTCCCGGCAAGCGCCGCAAAGGGGTATACCCAGCTTAATCTGCGCTCAATCTCGGGTTCGACGCCCTCCGGCTGGTTTTCGCCGGTCAAATAATCGAGCCATTTTTCCAATTCCTGCTCACTTTCCTCCCGCCCCGCGGGTGGAATCTTCATCTCTCTGATGTCCCCTGTATTGATCCGCCAGATGGAAGGATCGCCGATCAGCCGCCCTGAGAAGATGTGCGGGCGCAAGGTGCAGGCCTGGTGCCTCATCAATGCCGGCCCGATCCAGTCCAGATATCTGTTGCTGTGCAGAACCTCATAAGCAGGCAATTTTTCCCCAGCGCTGCCCGCGGATTCGGCCCATTTCCTGACGTCCTTGTCCAGATCCTTGACGGTTGCCGTAATCACCAGTTTTTCCCTGGCCCTGGTCAACGCTACATATAATATCCGCATTTCCTCCGAAAGTGTTTCTGCCCGGAGCTTTTCCCTGAGGGCTTGTTTGAGCAGAGAAGGGTAAGAGAGGCGCAGGCTTGGCGTGACGACCTCCGGGCCGAATCCCAGATCATGATGGAGAAGAATATTTTTATTCATATCCTGCAAATTAAATTTTTTCCCGCAGCCCGCCAGGATCACTACCGGAAATTCCAGGCCTTTGCTTTTATGGATGCTCATTATCCGGACTACATTGTCGTTTTCTCCAAGTATTTTGGCACTGCCCAAGTCATTGCGGCTGTCTTTGAGCTTATCGATAAAGTTGACAAAATGAAATAGTCCCTTATAGCTTGTCTCCTCAAACTGCCTGGCCCGTTCAAACAAAATGCGCAGATTTGCCTGTCTCTGCTCCCCCAAGGGCATCGCCCCTATCGCTGCGTAATAACCTGTTTCCTGATAAAGGCGCCAAAGCAGCCGCTCAGTTGACAGGTGCTGAGAAACACGCCGCCATTGGAGAAGCTTTTGGCTGAAAGCAGCGGCTTTCATGGCGGCTGGGGTCTCCGAGCCGGCCAGAATCTGCAGGGCCTTGTATAAAGACGCTTTACGGTCGGCCAGGCGCAATTCAGCCAGGTCCTCGGTCGTAAAGTCCGCTACCGGCGACCTGAGCACGGCCAGCAGCGGAATGTCCTGTAAAGGGTTATCGATGATCTGCAGCAGGGACATCATCACCTGAATTTCGATGGTCTTGAAAAAGCCGGCCCCGGTATCGGCAAATGCCGGTATGCCCTGAGCCGTCAGTTCTTCCATGAACACTTCCGACCAGTTTCGGGTTGTCCGCAGGAGAATGACAATGTCTCTGAACTCGACACAACGATATCTTTCCGCAATTTTATCCCAGACCTGAAAAACCTTTCCTTTTTCATCAGGCTCCCTCAGTTGTTTGATCAGCCGGGCAATCAGGCGCGCTTCACACTGGATATTTTCCAAAACTTCTTCTTTTTCCTCATTTTCACTGTCCCTCTGCCGGCCTTCTTCATTACCGGCACTGTCGTCAATAGGATTGCTCCTGCCGTTTGCTCCGGCCTCCGCCTCATCCTGATCCGGGCTGTCCGAAAGACCGGCCTCTGCTTGTCCGCCGGTCTGAAGGAGATAGAGCTCGACTTCTCCCCCTACTTCGGCATTTTCGGTCTTGCTTTCTTCAAATGCCGCTCCCGGGTTCAGGGCCTCGGCATCCGTATAATGAAGTTCGCCCACTTTTTCTGACATGATTTGTTTGAACAGGAAATTGACCGCGTTTAAAATCTCAGGACGGCTGCGGAAGTTTTTGAACAGAAGGATCTTGCGGTCAGAACCGCCTCTTTCAGAGGCATAGCTGTTGTACTTTTCCAGGAACAGCTCCGGTCTGGCCTGTCTGAACCGGTAAATGCTCTGCTTGACATCCCCGACCATAAAGATGTTCGGATTGTCTTTTCCGGTCAGCATGCCGATCATAAATTCCTGCACATCATTGCTGTCCTGATATTCATCAACGAGAATTTCGCTGAAACGCTCCCGATAGCTCAAGGCGACAGGTGAAGGGACAATGTTTCCCTGTTCATCGGTTTGGGTCAGAACCTGTAAACAAAAATGCTCGAGGTCGTTAAAATCAAGAACGGATTTCCCGTTCTTGCGATCGGCGTATTTTTTGCCGAGATCCAGAACAAGGCCGCTGAGACACTTCATCAAAGGGTATAAGGATTTCAAATCAGCGGACAGACCTGCTGAATCGGTCAGAAATATTCGTTCTTTGATTTTTCGCAGCCGTATTTTCACCTCGTCACGGATATTTTTGACGGATTCCTGTTTGGTTTTATCGGCGTCCTTGCCTGCTGAGGGCCAGCGGCTGAACTGGACAGACTGCATTTTGGCCAAAAGGCGGTCCCATCGGTGACCGCTTCCCGACCTGCTGAGAGCCAGCAGCTCCTCCACATGGGAGAGATCCTCGCCCAAGACCGGAATATAGTTTTGCAGGCCGCCTGTCCCGTCCTTGATCATCTCCAAGGCCCGGTTCAGCTGTTCAACCAAATTCTCCAGTTCCATCTCAGCTGATTCCAGGAGGATCTTTCCCCAGGGGGTCTCGCTAAAATCCTCATCCGTATATTCAAGCAATTCCGCATATTTAAGCAATTCCGCTGTTTTATCCTGAAGCCATTTTTCCGGCCAGGGACTGCTCTGAATAAAATTGTAAAGATTTAAGACCATGTCCTGGAGG harbors:
- a CDS encoding UvrD-helicase domain-containing protein: MSETKWTNEQWEAISEKDCSILVAAAAGAGKTAVLVERIIRKITDRQHPVDIDKLLIVTFTNAAAAEMRERIAEAISKVLEDNPDSPNIQRQLTLLHKASITTIHSFCLEVIRTNFHRINLDPDFRIANETEAALMKLESLQELFEELYEKETTDENFDELLECYGGNRDDQALQDMVLNLYNFIQSSPWPEKWLQDKTAELLKYAELLEYTDEDFSETPWGKILLESAEMELENLVEQLNRALEMIKDGTGGLQNYIPVLGEDLSHVEELLALSRSGSGHRWDRLLAKMQSVQFSRWPSAGKDADKTKQESVKNIRDEVKIRLRKIKERIFLTDSAGLSADLKSLYPLMKCLSGLVLDLGKKYADRKNGKSVLDFNDLEHFCLQVLTQTDEQGNIVPSPVALSYRERFSEILVDEYQDSNDVQEFMIGMLTGKDNPNIFMVGDVKQSIYRFRQARPELFLEKYNSYASERGGSDRKILLFKNFRSRPEILNAVNFLFKQIMSEKVGELHYTDAEALNPGAAFEESKTENAEVGGEVELYLLQTGGQAEAGLSDSPDQDEAEAGANGRSNPIDDSAGNEEGRQRDSENEEKEEVLENIQCEARLIARLIKQLREPDEKGKVFQVWDKIAERYRCVEFRDIVILLRTTRNWSEVFMEELTAQGIPAFADTGAGFFKTIEIQVMMSLLQIIDNPLQDIPLLAVLRSPVADFTTEDLAELRLADRKASLYKALQILAGSETPAAMKAAAFSQKLLQWRRVSQHLSTERLLWRLYQETGYYAAIGAMPLGEQRQANLRILFERARQFEETSYKGLFHFVNFIDKLKDSRNDLGSAKILGENDNVVRIMSIHKSKGLEFPVVILAGCGKKFNLQDMNKNILLHHDLGFGPEVVTPSLRLSYPSLLKQALREKLRAETLSEEMRILYVALTRAREKLVITATVKDLDKDVRKWAESAGSAGEKLPAYEVLHSNRYLDWIGPALMRHQACTLRPHIFSGRLIGDPSIWRINTGDIREMKIPPAGREESEQELEKWLDYLTGENQPEGVEPEIERRLSWVYPFAALAGTSAKLTVTELKRRFEQNSPEEGLAYLYPDMPVKRPMFMEEKKGLSAAEAGTVLHFIMQHLDYGKEDIEIQIEKMINKDLLTKQQAQGIDVNKIRTFLQSDLGRRMCASRSINREVPFNMEIPCGEVYEHMDSEVYQGENILLQGVIDCFFEEPDGLVLLDYKTDYVPEGGSGQLRERYRVQLAYYARALETLTGKRVKEKYVYLFAQGDTLAY